Proteins found in one Paenibacillus sp. FSL R10-2782 genomic segment:
- a CDS encoding DUF1700 domain-containing protein — protein MNRKQFLTEVEQRLSPLPAEERNELLGDLSQHFDYGLVNGKSEAEIAIELGNPEDIAREALDDPNATWNTSPPPLRQGNFARNLFTFLGLLFLNLLISIPVLASLWAVWVSLAATAVSLIVAPLLAVADYALNGNFYPAKFFFAITLTGIGLLLLPGVRYLLNLLVRGTVRYWKWNQTTLRGANE, from the coding sequence ATGAATAGAAAACAGTTTCTCACAGAGGTAGAGCAACGTCTCTCCCCTCTCCCCGCAGAGGAACGTAATGAGCTGCTTGGTGACTTAAGCCAGCATTTTGACTATGGGTTGGTGAATGGAAAAAGTGAGGCCGAAATTGCCATCGAACTGGGCAACCCCGAGGATATCGCTCGCGAAGCGCTGGATGATCCCAATGCAACCTGGAATACTTCCCCTCCTCCGCTTCGCCAGGGAAACTTCGCACGCAATCTATTTACTTTCTTAGGTCTGCTGTTTCTCAATTTATTAATCTCCATTCCTGTCTTAGCCTCTTTGTGGGCAGTATGGGTTTCGTTAGCCGCAACAGCGGTCAGCTTGATAGTGGCCCCCCTTCTCGCTGTCGCAGATTATGCGCTGAACGGCAACTTTTATCCCGCTAAATTCTTTTTTGCCATCACGTTGACCGGGATTGGCCTATTGCTGCTGCCTGGAGTACGCTACCTTCTGAACCTTCTGGTCAGAGGTACGGTTCGATACTGGAAATGGAATCAGACTACCCTGAGGGGAGCTAACGAGTAA
- a CDS encoding DUF4097 family beta strand repeat-containing protein translates to MSKNWFVAAGLCIIIGVAGMVAYGAPWNQQAMREITAIDKKWTFTRGQLQDLKVNSSDDVSIVFAPGYGEQGTIRMSGEVQTQVADQIHNARIENGKLSIQSEPALSLSFFSISPDLEQTITVEMPAGEILKGLQADVHSGSVKLQDASIQNTTITATSGNAEISNLQSTRLVAKLTSGSFMASQVTADMELHLTSGDATIRDYSGNGQVSLTSGITNITQRTAANLKVDSHSGDVRIKQAPDFKGIYNVRSQFGSIDTPESVPGSMNVMKVETTSGNIAISK, encoded by the coding sequence ATGAGTAAAAACTGGTTTGTTGCAGCGGGTCTATGTATCATCATCGGTGTGGCCGGGATGGTAGCCTACGGTGCTCCATGGAACCAACAAGCGATGCGGGAAATAACAGCTATTGATAAAAAGTGGACATTCACACGTGGACAGCTACAGGATCTTAAAGTGAATAGCTCCGATGATGTCTCTATTGTCTTTGCTCCCGGTTACGGCGAGCAGGGCACGATACGCATGAGTGGAGAAGTTCAGACGCAAGTAGCCGACCAGATTCATAATGCCCGTATTGAGAACGGTAAGCTTTCTATCCAATCTGAGCCAGCCCTTTCCTTGTCATTCTTCTCTATCTCTCCTGATTTGGAACAAACGATCACGGTAGAAATGCCCGCTGGTGAGATCCTAAAAGGGCTACAGGCAGATGTACATTCGGGGAGCGTAAAACTCCAGGATGCCTCCATTCAAAACACAACCATCACAGCCACTTCAGGCAATGCCGAGATTTCAAATCTCCAAAGCACCCGCTTGGTCGCCAAGTTAACATCCGGCAGTTTTATGGCTAGTCAGGTTACAGCAGATATGGAATTGCACCTCACTTCAGGGGATGCCACAATTCGGGATTATAGCGGCAATGGTCAAGTTTCCCTGACCTCCGGTATTACGAATATCACACAACGTACCGCAGCCAACCTGAAAGTTGATTCACACTCCGGTGATGTGAGGATTAAGCAGGCTCCTGATTTTAAAGGTATTTATAATGTTCGCTCCCAATTCGGAAGTATAGATACTCCCGAATCCGTTCCCGGTAGTATGAACGTTATGAAGGTCGAAACGACTTCGGGCAATATTGCTATTTCCAAATAA
- a CDS encoding PadR family transcriptional regulator, translated as MNVNIQFKKGVLELCVLVLIGRRDRYGYELAQAVSRHIEVAEGALYPLLRRLVSEGYCTTYLQESTEGPPRKYYRLTDAGSNYTSILTREWNEFVHHVASLLEEGNSDE; from the coding sequence ATGAATGTGAACATCCAATTCAAAAAAGGGGTGCTGGAACTGTGCGTTCTTGTTTTAATTGGGCGTAGGGACCGTTACGGCTACGAACTGGCTCAGGCCGTCTCCCGTCATATCGAAGTAGCCGAAGGAGCTTTATATCCGCTGCTTCGCCGTCTGGTATCAGAGGGATACTGTACAACTTATTTACAGGAATCGACCGAGGGACCCCCACGTAAATATTATCGGCTGACCGATGCAGGCAGCAATTACACGAGCATACTTACACGGGAATGGAATGAATTTGTCCATCATGTCGCAAGCCTACTGGAGGAAGGAAATTCCGATGAATAG